In Nostoc sp. UHCC 0926, a single genomic region encodes these proteins:
- the hetZ gene encoding heterocyst differentiation protein HetZ: MNSAATATIPSVTILGENSKGVEVIFQLLSREFQQSTKASEQNCHDVATRITTEVYRICHESKRIQASGSVESSAMTLARHRLQQCLRYYQLGSNRGRVELHSTLSAIIYRYINPPQKQLSYQGRLTIIEDFLQSFYLEALNAFRRENQLGPTYRPQTLLELSEYMAFTERYGKRRIPLPGRQQQLIILRAQTFSQQQPPETSVDIEQAAEGSNSEADGSWEEPAVQQLRSTMATQAEPEPEEDTLRSVVVTELMNYLEQRQQSDCADYFSLRLQDLSAQEIESILGLTPRQRDYLQQRFKYHLIRFALLHRWELVHEWLEASLHTNLGLTPQQWQVYTAQLDNKQRSLLELKQQGQADEKIAKTLGLSMAQLQKRWFKILEQAWEIRNSLVSGSGASTHE, encoded by the coding sequence ATGAATTCAGCCGCAACCGCAACTATTCCATCTGTAACTATTCTGGGAGAAAATTCTAAAGGCGTGGAGGTGATCTTTCAACTCCTGTCCAGGGAGTTTCAGCAGTCAACCAAAGCTTCGGAACAGAATTGCCACGATGTCGCAACACGTATTACCACCGAAGTATATCGAATTTGCCATGAAAGCAAACGTATCCAAGCTTCTGGCTCTGTAGAAAGCTCGGCGATGACCCTAGCTCGGCATCGCCTACAACAGTGTCTCAGATACTATCAGTTGGGTTCAAATCGGGGCAGGGTAGAATTACACAGCACTCTGAGTGCAATTATTTATCGATACATTAATCCTCCTCAGAAGCAATTGAGTTATCAAGGGCGGCTGACTATAATTGAAGATTTCTTACAGAGTTTTTATCTGGAGGCATTAAACGCTTTCCGGCGAGAAAATCAACTTGGTCCCACTTATCGCCCTCAGACGCTTCTAGAATTGTCCGAGTACATGGCATTTACCGAGCGCTACGGCAAGCGACGCATTCCCTTACCAGGCCGTCAGCAGCAGCTAATTATCCTGCGGGCGCAAACTTTTTCCCAACAGCAGCCCCCAGAAACCAGCGTAGATATAGAACAAGCCGCAGAAGGCAGCAATAGTGAAGCCGATGGTTCTTGGGAAGAACCAGCAGTGCAGCAATTGCGCTCCACAATGGCAACGCAAGCCGAACCTGAACCCGAAGAAGATACCTTGCGCTCCGTTGTGGTTACGGAATTAATGAATTATCTCGAACAACGGCAACAATCTGACTGCGCTGATTACTTTTCCCTCCGCCTCCAGGATCTATCAGCACAGGAAATTGAGTCGATTTTAGGTTTAACCCCTCGTCAGAGAGATTACTTGCAGCAGCGCTTTAAGTATCATTTGATTCGGTTTGCCTTGTTACACCGTTGGGAATTAGTTCACGAGTGGCTGGAAGCTTCTTTACACACCAATTTGGGCTTAACTCCCCAGCAATGGCAAGTATACACAGCACAGCTGGACAATAAGCAACGGTCTTTACTAGAGTTGAAGCAACAAGGACAAGCCGATGAAAAAATAGCAAAAACTTTAGGGCTGTCAATGGCACAACTTCAAAAACGATGGTTTAAGATTCTTGAGCAAGCTTGGGAAATTCGTAACTCATTAGTGTCCGGATCAGGTGCATCTACTCATGAATAG